One window of the Syngnathus typhle isolate RoL2023-S1 ecotype Sweden linkage group LG21, RoL_Styp_1.0, whole genome shotgun sequence genome contains the following:
- the e2f7 gene encoding transcription factor E2F7 has protein sequence MEVECLALKDLTSSRKSGQKENIFTVWRKSTPTKSTEPCVPVMTWKCGTPDRGHVTPIKHPAETEPWSPTANLKMLINAASPDIRNREMRKVLFRPIENESESASVGTDESGATEDQFEVLEEDDDVEKKPSRKEKSLGLLCQKFLALYPDYPPPDKPISISLDEVATSLGVERRRIYDIVNVLESLMIVGRMAKNSYTWHGRLRLEATLQELQRQGRQQGYQRHMELANREAGRSQEGDGGEDDNGQASGKRKDKSLRIMSQKFVMLFLVSKTQTVTLEAAAKVLIEESQDSSSHSKYKTKVRRLYDIANVLTSLGLIKKVHVREERGRKPAFRWLGPVDFNNSGKAKVARHASFNLIPTSVAVQRQIRSAPSSPRSDGNAQPLDYSRKMGAGEAVCQPQFGNNANTAAPTLLVPALHPERLFTLSSSTPCLAYLPGLSQASVVMLYNQPEGVELVQEEPAEGRKRRRETDEDAVALKKSPSDLQRGEENGTSEATDENVAGTRASHYLYVPNTTGLKSLNFLLPSGQAQAHLPLPYMLVPSTAIPHYPLQGGDTQVGFNLPTHFMVAATPYDQAAPLSLPSTPEQGGRGASGAGHATTAPQTLTPHTPKESPVPASKSFFQTPGTMEGVSAAPAARKRGSAQRRLDISHPSSC, from the exons ATGGAAGTAGAATGTCTTGCACTTAAAGATCTTACAAGTTCAAGGAAGAGTGGACAGAAG GAAAATATATTCACAGTGTGGAGGAAATCTACCCCGACGAAGTCTACGGAGCCGTGCGTACCCGTGATGACGTGGAAATGCGGCACCCCGGATCGGGGCCACGTCACCCCGATCAAACACCCCGCCGAGACTGAGCCCTGGTCGCCCACGGCCAACTTGAAGATGCTGATCAATGCCGCCAGTCCCGACATCCGAAACCGCGAAATGAGGAAAGTGCTCTTTCGGCCCATCGAGAACGAATCGGAAAGCGCGTCTGTCGGCACAGACGAGAGCGGGGCGACTGAGGATCAGTTTGAAGTATTGGAAGAAGATGATGACGTGGAGAAGAAGCCAAGCAGGAAGGAGAAGAGCTTGGGTCTGCTGTGCCAAAAGTTCCTAGCTCTCTACCCGGATTATCCACCGCCTGACAAACCAATCTCCATCTCCCTGGATGAGGTGGCAACTAGTTTAG GTGTGGAGCGGCGGCGCATCTACGATATCGTCAACGTGCTGGAGTCCCTCATGATCGTGGGACGCATGGCTAAGAACAGCTACACGTGGCACGGCCGTCTGCGCCTGGAGGCCACGCTGCAGGAGCTGCAGCGTCAAGGACGCCAGCAGGGCTACCAGCGGCACATGGAGCTCGCCAACAGGGAGGCCGGGCGTAGCCAGGAAGGCGACGGCGGGGAGGACGACAACGGCCAAG CGTCTGGAAAGAGGAAAGACAAATCCCTGCGTATCATGAGCCAAAAATTCGTCATGCTCTTCCTGGTGTCCAAGACGCAAACGGTCACGCTGGAAGCAGCGGCCAAAGTTCTCATCGAGGAGAGTCAGGACTCGTCCAGTCACAGCAAGTACAAAA CCAAGGTACGACGTCTCTATGACATCGCTAACGTGCTAACTAGCCTGGGCCTCATCAAGAAAGTCCACGTGCGAGAAGAGCGAGGCAGGAAGCCGGCTTTTCGATGGCTTGGACCGGTGGATTTTAACAATTCTG GGAAAGCCAAGGTGGCACGCCACGCCTCTTTCAACCTCATCCCAACATCCGTGGCCGTGCAGCGGCAGATCCGCTCGGCACCAAGCAGCCCGCGCAGCGACGGAAACG CTCAGCCGCTGGATTATTCCAGAAAGATGGGAGCCGGCGAAGCGGTCTGTCAGCCGCAGTTTGGAAACAATGC AAACACGGCCGCGCCCACCCTGCTAGTCCCCGCCCTGCACCCGGAGCGGCTCTTTACGCTATCCTCATCCACCCCCTGCCTGGCCTACCTACCCGGCCTGTCCCAGGCCTCCGTGGTCATGCTGTACAACCAACCCGAAGGAGTCGAGTTGGTCCAGGAAGAACCGGCCGAAGGGAGGAAGAGACGGCGGGAAACCGATGAAGATGCGGTGGCGCTTAAGAAAAGCCCTTCTGACTTACAGCGTGGAGAGGAG AATGGCACGTCAGAAGCAACGGATGAGAACGTCGCCGGCACCCGGGCGTCACACTACCTCTACGTGCCAAACACTACGG GTCTGAAAAGTCTCAACTTCCTGCTCCCCTCCGGCCAAGCCCAGGCCCATCTCCCGCTGCCCTACATGCTGGTTCCATCCACCGCAATCCCCCACTACCCCCTGCAGGGCGGCGACACCCAGGTGGGCTTCAACCTACCCACCCACTTTATGGTGGCGGCCACGCCGTACGACCAGGCGGCGCCTCTTTCGTTGCCTTCCACGCCAGAACAGGGCGGGCGGGGTGCTTCGGGGGCGGGGCATGCTACAACCGCACCGCAAACCCTG ACTCCGCACACTCCAAAGGAGAGCCCTGTGCCCGCCTCCAAATCTTTCTTCCAGACTCCAGGCACCATGGAGGGTGTCAGCGCGGCGCCCGCAGCACGAAAGCGGGGCTCGGCGCAGAGGAGACTGGACATCAGTCACCCGTCGTCTTGTTAG